From Nocardioides sp. HDW12B, the proteins below share one genomic window:
- a CDS encoding xanthine dehydrogenase family protein molybdopterin-binding subunit, with the protein MTTTANESRKAEIGLARRRKEDQRLITGRTRWTDNITPTGTLHLAMVRSPFAHAKITNIEATEARNAPNVVAVFTGAEVAEEQGTLITAWPLNDEQKTPNHAPIAVDRVAFAGEIVAVVAARSAAAARDAAELVEVDYDELPAAVDLAAAARDEVLAHPDLGTNTSAFWQLDSAGQGSGGDVNEAIETARNGGILIEREYRQQRLIPAFMEPRSCVVDPTGEQITMYSATQVPHILRFALAATTGVPESKIRVIAPDVGGGFGGKLACAAEEWITFLAARKTGKPCKWTETRSESLVSGHHGRDQIQKLTLAATKEGRVTGLKVDLIADLGAYVALVGGGVPVLGAWMFNAIYKFDSYQFNCTTVLTNKTYVDAYRGAGRPEATYAIERLMDELAAEVGVDPLEVREMNWIKHDEFPFTSVAGMEYDSGNYEAATEKAKEMFGYDELRAEQKRRRESNDPIQLGLGISTFTEMCGLAPSRVLGQLNYAAGGWEHAEVRMLPTGTVEVVTGTSPHGQGHETAWSQIVADRLGVPFEDIEILHGDTQSSPRGLDSYGSRSLVVGGEAVVRAADRIIEKAKPIAAHLLEAAEDDLEFADGRFSVRGTDEGVTVQEVAMATFTGHNLPDGVEPNLDATSTFDPVNFSFPHGTHLCAMEIDTETGASTMRKYVCVDDIGTIVNPLIVSGQVHGGLVQGIAQALWEEAVYDDAGTLVTGSFVDYTLPTSADTISFETAHTVSKATSNTLGTKGVGEAGCIASTPAVVNAIVDALRPMGVNDIRMPCTPERVFRAIQTAGGGGAVDAAPAAQAPHFDTDTPNQDPSVGSSEGDVQ; encoded by the coding sequence GTGACCACCACCGCCAACGAGTCCCGCAAGGCCGAGATCGGCCTGGCCCGCCGGCGCAAGGAGGACCAGCGCCTCATCACCGGCCGCACCCGCTGGACCGACAACATCACCCCCACCGGCACCCTGCACCTGGCCATGGTGCGCAGCCCCTTCGCCCACGCGAAGATCACCAACATCGAGGCCACCGAGGCCCGGAACGCCCCCAACGTGGTCGCCGTCTTCACCGGCGCCGAGGTGGCCGAGGAACAGGGCACGCTCATCACCGCGTGGCCGCTCAACGACGAGCAGAAGACGCCCAACCACGCCCCCATCGCCGTCGACCGGGTCGCGTTCGCCGGCGAGATCGTGGCCGTCGTGGCCGCGCGCAGCGCCGCCGCTGCCCGGGACGCCGCCGAGCTGGTCGAGGTCGACTACGACGAGCTGCCGGCCGCCGTCGACCTGGCCGCCGCCGCCCGCGACGAGGTGCTCGCCCACCCCGACCTCGGCACCAACACGAGCGCCTTCTGGCAGCTCGACTCCGCCGGGCAGGGCTCGGGCGGCGACGTGAACGAGGCCATCGAGACCGCCCGCAACGGGGGCATCCTCATCGAGCGGGAGTACCGCCAGCAGCGGCTCATCCCCGCCTTCATGGAGCCCCGCTCCTGCGTGGTGGACCCGACCGGCGAGCAGATCACGATGTACTCCGCCACCCAGGTGCCGCACATCCTGCGCTTCGCGCTGGCCGCGACCACCGGTGTGCCGGAGTCGAAGATCCGCGTCATCGCCCCCGACGTGGGCGGTGGCTTCGGCGGCAAGCTGGCCTGTGCGGCGGAGGAGTGGATCACGTTCCTGGCCGCCCGCAAGACCGGCAAGCCCTGCAAGTGGACCGAGACCCGCTCGGAGTCGCTGGTCTCCGGCCACCACGGCCGCGACCAGATCCAGAAGCTCACGCTGGCCGCGACCAAGGAGGGCCGGGTCACCGGTCTCAAGGTCGACCTCATCGCCGACCTCGGGGCGTACGTCGCGCTGGTCGGCGGCGGTGTCCCGGTGCTCGGCGCCTGGATGTTCAACGCCATCTACAAGTTCGACTCCTACCAGTTCAACTGCACCACGGTGCTGACGAACAAGACCTACGTCGACGCCTACCGCGGCGCCGGCCGGCCGGAGGCGACGTACGCCATCGAGCGGCTCATGGACGAGCTCGCCGCGGAGGTGGGCGTCGACCCGCTCGAGGTCCGCGAGATGAACTGGATCAAGCACGACGAGTTCCCGTTCACCTCGGTGGCCGGCATGGAGTACGACTCCGGCAACTACGAGGCCGCCACCGAGAAGGCCAAGGAGATGTTCGGCTACGACGAGCTGCGCGCCGAGCAGAAGCGCCGCCGCGAGTCCAACGACCCGATCCAGCTCGGTCTCGGCATCTCGACGTTCACCGAGATGTGCGGGTTGGCCCCGTCCCGGGTGCTGGGCCAGCTCAACTACGCCGCTGGTGGCTGGGAGCACGCCGAGGTGCGGATGCTGCCGACCGGCACCGTCGAGGTCGTCACCGGCACCTCGCCGCACGGCCAGGGGCACGAGACGGCGTGGAGCCAGATCGTGGCCGACCGTCTGGGCGTGCCGTTCGAGGACATCGAGATCCTCCACGGCGACACCCAGAGCTCGCCGCGCGGGCTCGACAGCTACGGCTCGCGCTCGCTCGTCGTGGGCGGCGAGGCCGTGGTCCGCGCCGCGGACCGCATCATCGAGAAGGCGAAGCCGATCGCGGCCCACCTGCTCGAGGCGGCCGAGGACGACCTGGAGTTCGCCGACGGTCGCTTCTCGGTCCGTGGCACCGACGAGGGCGTGACCGTCCAGGAGGTCGCGATGGCGACCTTCACCGGCCACAACCTGCCGGACGGCGTCGAGCCGAACCTGGACGCCACCTCGACCTTCGACCCGGTGAACTTCTCGTTCCCGCACGGCACCCACCTGTGCGCGATGGAGATCGACACCGAGACCGGCGCCTCGACGATGCGCAAGTACGTCTGCGTCGACGACATCGGCACCATCGTCAACCCGCTGATCGTCTCCGGCCAGGTCCACGGCGGCCTGGTGCAGGGCATCGCGCAGGCGCTGTGGGAGGAGGCGGTGTACGACGACGCCGGCACGCTCGTGACGGGCTCCTTCGTCGACTACACACTGCCGACCTCGGCCGACACGATCTCCTTCGAGACCGCGCACACGGTGTCGAAGGCGACCTCGAACACGCTCGGGACGAAGGGCGTCGGTGAGGCGGGCTGCATCGCCTCGACGCCGGCCGTCGTCAACGCGATCGTCGACGCGCTGCGGCCGATGGGTGTCAACGACATCCGGATGCCCTGCACGCCGGAGCGGGTCTTCCGCGCGATCCAGACCGCCGGTGGCGGCGGTGCGGTGGACGCGGCCCCGGCCGCGCAGGCGCCGCACTTCGACACCGACACCCCCAACCAGGATCCCAGCGTGGGCTCGTCCGAAGGAGACGTCCAGTGA
- a CDS encoding xanthine dehydrogenase family protein subunit M: MIPAEFDYKAPSSVEEALQLLAEAGDDAKVIAGGQSLIPVLRMRLNAPELLVDLGKIEALRSIREDGDQIVIGSMATYQQILDDASIAEHLGLLSKATATVADPQIRHRGTLGGALSHADPAGDLGAPVLALGATLVIAGSGGTREVAASDFFTGLFETAVAEGELLTEIRIPKHTGWGSHYEKFVRVSHQWSIVAVAAAVKAEGGKISEARVGLTNMGDRPLRASAVEEALVGADATEDAVRAAVASVAEGTNPPSDLNGDADYRRSILPVLTRRAVLAAAGA, from the coding sequence GTGATCCCCGCAGAGTTCGACTACAAGGCACCCTCCTCCGTCGAGGAGGCGCTGCAGCTGCTGGCCGAGGCCGGCGACGACGCCAAGGTGATCGCCGGCGGGCAGAGCCTCATCCCGGTGCTCCGGATGCGGCTCAACGCTCCCGAGCTGCTCGTGGACCTCGGCAAGATCGAGGCGCTGCGCTCCATCCGCGAGGACGGCGACCAGATCGTCATCGGGTCGATGGCGACCTACCAGCAGATCCTCGACGACGCGTCGATCGCGGAGCACCTCGGCCTGCTGTCCAAGGCCACCGCGACCGTGGCCGACCCGCAGATCCGCCACCGCGGGACGCTGGGCGGCGCGCTGTCGCACGCCGACCCCGCCGGCGACCTGGGCGCTCCGGTGCTCGCGCTGGGGGCGACCCTGGTGATCGCCGGCTCCGGCGGCACCCGCGAGGTGGCGGCGAGCGACTTCTTCACCGGGCTCTTCGAGACCGCGGTCGCCGAGGGTGAGCTGCTCACCGAGATCCGCATCCCCAAGCACACCGGCTGGGGCTCGCACTACGAGAAGTTCGTGCGGGTCTCCCACCAGTGGTCCATCGTCGCGGTCGCCGCCGCGGTGAAGGCCGAGGGCGGGAAGATCAGCGAGGCGCGGGTCGGCCTGACCAACATGGGTGACCGGCCGTTGCGGGCGAGCGCGGTCGAGGAGGCGCTCGTGGGCGCCGACGCGACCGAGGACGCCGTACGTGCGGCGGTGGCGTCGGTGGCCGAGGGCACCAACCCGCCCAGCGACCTCAACGGCGACGCCGACTACCGGCGCTCGATCCTGCCGGTGCTCACCCGCCGGGCCGTGCTCGCCGCCGCGGGAGCGTGA
- a CDS encoding SRPBCC family protein: protein MDLNHTFTVPADKATAWAAFEDISSVAECFPGAKVTSFEGDEFTGTCKVKLGPIALQYSGQGSFIERDAEAGKLVFDAKGRDKRGNGTAGAKVTATFHEEGPTSTRVDVHTDMQITGKPAQFGRGVMQDVSDKLLEQFVVCLQSKVGAQPETSESSESSASSVPEVSESAPAENGASPEAVPSAASESSASVASAAGSTAPGANDPAPAAGTAPRLTSVGSNGTARAASPAAPAASNDDALDLGATVLPILLKSYGKQIGIGIAVLVVLKWLLGRR, encoded by the coding sequence GTGGACCTGAACCACACCTTCACCGTCCCGGCGGACAAGGCGACCGCCTGGGCGGCGTTCGAGGACATCTCCTCGGTCGCCGAGTGCTTCCCGGGCGCCAAGGTCACCTCGTTCGAGGGCGACGAGTTCACCGGCACCTGCAAGGTGAAGCTCGGCCCGATCGCGCTGCAGTACTCCGGGCAGGGGTCGTTCATCGAGCGGGACGCGGAGGCCGGGAAGCTGGTCTTCGACGCCAAGGGCCGCGACAAGCGGGGCAACGGCACCGCCGGGGCCAAGGTGACCGCGACGTTCCACGAGGAGGGCCCGACGTCCACGCGGGTCGATGTCCACACCGACATGCAGATCACCGGCAAGCCGGCGCAGTTCGGCCGCGGGGTCATGCAGGACGTCTCCGACAAGCTGCTCGAGCAGTTCGTGGTCTGCCTGCAGTCGAAGGTGGGGGCGCAGCCGGAGACCTCGGAGTCCTCGGAGTCCTCGGCGTCGTCGGTCCCGGAGGTGTCGGAGTCGGCGCCCGCCGAGAACGGGGCGTCGCCCGAGGCGGTGCCGTCCGCGGCGTCCGAGTCGTCGGCGTCGGTGGCGTCCGCCGCCGGGTCGACGGCCCCGGGGGCGAACGACCCCGCTCCCGCCGCCGGCACCGCGCCCCGGCTGACGTCCGTCGGCTCCAACGGGACGGCCCGGGCTGCCTCGCCGGCGGCTCCGGCGGCCTCGAACGACGACGCGCTGGACCTCGGGGCGACGGTGCTCCCGATCCTGCTGAAGAGCTACGGCAAGCAGATCGGCATCGGGATCGCGGTGCTGGTCGTCCTCAAGTGGTTGCTGGGACGTCGCTGA
- a CDS encoding AAA family ATPase, protein MPTDELASERAHLTSSREHLARMRARAASMDSSAAADWVSRMLLDSAQGRRLKALEDDPTVPLFFGRLDYADGHPEAGRPFYIGRRHVSDESGDPMVVDWRAPISLPFYRASTRDALGVATRRRFGFQHGRVTAFEDERLSGGDAVTESDEHWSRILEEEIERPRVGPMRDIVATIQPEQDVIVRADLSESICVQGAPGTGKTAVGLHRAAYLLYAYREQLRRQGVLVVGPNESFLRYIGDVLPALGEIEAQQTTIEQLAGATLSGVRATYTIRGEDPADVATLKGDARLAEVVRRAVWSHLTAPAEGLVVPRGARRWRVPTYRVEEIVAELRGRGVRYGAARAMLPQRLAHAILLAMEEAGDSPDDRVQDAVARSQPVKKYAAAVWPAVDPAKLVHRLLSDAQFLASCADGLLDEDEQRRLLWTKPARAAGSVRWSLADAVLVDEAADVVERTASLGHVVTDEAQDLSPMMLRAVGRRATTGSVTVLGDLAQATTPWATRSWLESLRHLGKDAAHVEELTKGFRVPGEVIEYAARLLPHIAPGLRPPTSVRRARGELDLQEVADPVAAVGDAVASALTRPGSVGVITPDALVRDVAEALRVHGTPHTVLGAAPATEPVPATPADTTAAPAPTIPAPTAPTEPPTAPRTEVVPATLAKGLEFDHVVLVEPATIVSAEPDRVTGLRRLYVCLTRAVTSLVVLHAEPLPEEVAA, encoded by the coding sequence ATGCCCACAGACGAGCTGGCGTCCGAGCGCGCCCACCTGACCTCGTCGCGCGAGCACCTCGCCCGGATGCGGGCCCGAGCTGCGTCCATGGACTCCTCGGCCGCCGCCGACTGGGTCAGCCGGATGCTGCTCGACTCCGCCCAGGGTCGCCGGCTGAAGGCGCTCGAGGACGACCCGACCGTGCCGCTGTTCTTCGGCCGCCTCGACTACGCCGACGGCCACCCCGAGGCCGGACGCCCGTTCTACATCGGCCGCCGCCACGTCAGCGACGAGTCCGGCGACCCGATGGTGGTCGACTGGCGCGCGCCGATCAGCCTGCCGTTCTACCGCGCCAGCACCCGCGACGCGCTCGGGGTCGCCACCCGACGGCGCTTCGGCTTCCAGCACGGTCGCGTCACGGCGTTCGAGGACGAGCGCCTGAGCGGCGGTGACGCGGTCACCGAGTCCGACGAGCACTGGTCGCGGATCCTCGAGGAGGAGATCGAGCGCCCCCGGGTCGGTCCGATGCGCGACATCGTCGCCACCATCCAGCCCGAGCAGGACGTCATCGTCCGCGCCGACCTGTCGGAGTCGATCTGCGTGCAGGGCGCGCCGGGCACCGGCAAGACCGCCGTCGGGCTGCACCGGGCGGCGTACCTCCTCTACGCCTACCGCGAGCAGCTCCGCCGCCAGGGCGTCCTCGTCGTCGGCCCCAACGAGAGCTTCCTGCGCTACATCGGCGACGTCCTTCCCGCCCTGGGCGAGATCGAGGCGCAGCAGACCACGATCGAGCAGCTCGCCGGCGCGACGCTGTCCGGCGTCCGGGCCACCTACACGATCCGCGGCGAGGACCCCGCCGACGTCGCCACCCTCAAGGGCGACGCCCGGCTGGCCGAGGTCGTCCGTCGAGCCGTGTGGAGCCACCTCACCGCACCGGCCGAGGGTCTCGTCGTACCCCGCGGCGCGCGCCGGTGGCGCGTCCCGACCTACCGCGTCGAGGAGATCGTGGCCGAGCTGCGCGGCCGCGGCGTCCGGTACGGCGCCGCCCGCGCCATGCTGCCCCAACGCCTGGCCCACGCGATCCTGCTCGCAATGGAGGAGGCGGGCGACAGCCCCGACGACCGCGTCCAGGACGCGGTGGCGCGCAGCCAGCCCGTCAAGAAGTACGCCGCCGCCGTGTGGCCCGCCGTCGACCCCGCCAAGCTCGTGCACCGACTGTTGTCGGATGCACAATTTCTCGCCTCCTGCGCCGACGGGCTCCTCGACGAGGACGAGCAGCGCCGACTCCTCTGGACGAAGCCGGCACGGGCCGCCGGCTCGGTCCGTTGGTCGCTCGCCGACGCCGTACTGGTCGACGAGGCCGCGGACGTGGTGGAGCGCACCGCCTCGCTCGGCCACGTCGTCACCGACGAGGCGCAGGACCTCTCGCCGATGATGCTGCGCGCGGTCGGTCGCCGCGCCACCACCGGCTCGGTCACCGTGCTCGGGGACCTCGCGCAGGCGACGACGCCGTGGGCCACCCGCTCGTGGCTGGAGTCGCTGCGCCACCTCGGCAAGGACGCCGCCCACGTCGAGGAGCTGACCAAGGGCTTCCGCGTCCCCGGCGAGGTCATCGAGTACGCCGCTCGCCTGCTCCCGCACATCGCCCCCGGACTGCGACCGCCCACCTCGGTCCGCCGGGCCCGGGGCGAGCTGGACCTGCAGGAGGTCGCGGACCCGGTCGCCGCGGTCGGTGACGCCGTGGCCAGCGCCCTGACCCGCCCGGGCTCGGTCGGGGTGATCACGCCCGACGCGCTGGTGCGCGACGTCGCGGAGGCGCTGCGCGTGCACGGGACTCCCCACACCGTCCTCGGCGCGGCCCCCGCGACCGAGCCCGTGCCCGCCACCCCCGCCGACACCACCGCCGCCCCTGCCCCCACCATCCCTGCCCCCACCGCCCCTACCGAGCCCCCGACCGCTCCCCGCACCGAGGTGGTGCCGGCCACCCTGGCCAAGGGTCTGGAGTTCGACCACGTGGTGCTGGTGGAGCCTGCGACGATCGTCTCCGCTGAGCCCGACCGGGTCACCGGCCTGCGACGGCTCTACGTCTGCCTCACCCGTGCGGTGACCTCCCTGGTCGTGCTGCACGCCGAGCCGCTCCCCGAGGAGGTCGCCGCGTGA
- a CDS encoding GNAT family N-acetyltransferase, whose translation MERVTVVRRQEELGRAELVEVRALLDDAFADDPLSEDDWQHCQGGRHVLTREDGRLVAYAAVVERVMLLDGVPLAVGYVEGVGVRRSHHRRGLGGTVMAPIEALAGGDLAALALSTSDEGLPFYLARGWRPWPGRTYVDTSAAPHRRPQLLRTPDEDESLLVWPHGPFADVGPDSELACRARSGDDW comes from the coding sequence GTGGAGCGGGTGACGGTGGTGCGGCGGCAGGAGGAGCTGGGGCGCGCCGAGCTGGTGGAGGTGCGGGCGCTGCTGGACGACGCGTTCGCCGACGACCCGCTCAGCGAGGACGACTGGCAGCACTGCCAGGGCGGGCGCCACGTGCTGACCCGTGAGGACGGCCGACTCGTCGCGTACGCCGCCGTGGTCGAGCGCGTGATGCTGCTCGACGGCGTCCCGCTCGCCGTCGGGTACGTCGAGGGCGTCGGTGTCCGGCGCTCCCACCACCGGCGCGGGCTCGGGGGCACCGTGATGGCCCCGATCGAGGCCCTGGCCGGCGGAGACCTCGCCGCGCTGGCGCTGTCCACCAGCGACGAGGGCCTGCCGTTCTACCTCGCCCGCGGCTGGCGCCCCTGGCCGGGCCGGACGTACGTCGACACCTCGGCCGCCCCGCACCGGCGACCGCAGCTGCTGCGCACCCCTGACGAGGACGAGTCGCTGCTGGTGTGGCCCCACGGACCGTTCGCCGACGTCGGCCCCGACAGCGAGCTCGCGTGCCGGGCCCGGTCGGGGGACGACTGGTGA
- a CDS encoding DUF1905 domain-containing protein, which produces MSEPALSASFTGELYLWQARTDSWTFVDAPADLSEEIRDSLPLPPRGFGSVRVEVTLGATTWRTSLFPDKTKGVYVLPVKRAVLKAEDVEAGDEVTVTVDVLA; this is translated from the coding sequence GTGAGCGAGCCCGCGCTGTCGGCGTCCTTCACCGGCGAGCTCTACCTGTGGCAGGCGCGCACCGACTCCTGGACCTTCGTCGACGCCCCGGCGGACCTGTCGGAGGAGATCCGCGACTCGCTGCCGCTGCCTCCGCGCGGCTTCGGCTCGGTCCGGGTCGAGGTGACGCTGGGCGCCACGACCTGGCGCACCAGCCTCTTCCCCGACAAGACGAAGGGGGTCTACGTGCTGCCGGTCAAGCGGGCGGTCCTGAAGGCCGAGGACGTCGAGGCCGGCGACGAGGTCACGGTCACGGTCGACGTACTCGCCTAG
- a CDS encoding dienelactone hydrolase family protein — protein MALLDSWTLGEHAFDGTTHPTYRKGSGPGVVVVHEIPGVTENVIKFADEVVAAGFTVVMPRLFGSEPPTPYTPPQLARSMTQVCISREFTTLATGETTPVAGWLRSLARELHEELGGPGVGALGMCFTGGFALAMMVDTSVVAPVLCQPSVPFPVGKARAADLNLSPADLATVKERAAGGCAVMGLRFTGDVAVGTRFDTLTRELGEAFIRVEFPGRKHSTVTEHRQQEGVDRVLAFFHERLDP, from the coding sequence ATGGCCCTCCTCGACTCCTGGACGCTCGGCGAGCACGCGTTCGACGGCACCACCCACCCGACCTACCGCAAGGGGTCCGGCCCCGGCGTCGTCGTCGTCCACGAGATCCCGGGCGTCACCGAGAACGTCATCAAGTTCGCCGACGAGGTCGTCGCCGCCGGCTTCACTGTGGTGATGCCGCGGCTGTTCGGCAGCGAGCCGCCCACGCCGTACACCCCGCCGCAGCTCGCCCGGTCGATGACGCAGGTCTGCATCAGCAGGGAGTTCACCACGCTGGCCACCGGCGAGACGACGCCGGTGGCGGGTTGGCTGCGCAGCCTCGCCCGCGAGCTGCACGAGGAGCTCGGCGGACCCGGCGTCGGCGCGCTCGGCATGTGCTTCACCGGTGGCTTCGCGCTGGCGATGATGGTCGACACCTCCGTCGTCGCGCCGGTGCTGTGCCAGCCGTCGGTGCCGTTCCCCGTCGGCAAGGCGCGTGCCGCCGACCTCAACCTCTCGCCGGCCGACCTGGCCACCGTGAAGGAACGCGCGGCCGGCGGCTGCGCCGTGATGGGCCTGCGCTTCACCGGCGACGTCGCGGTGGGAACGCGCTTCGACACCCTCACCCGCGAGCTGGGGGAGGCCTTCATCCGTGTCGAGTTCCCCGGCCGCAAGCACTCCACCGTCACCGAGCACCGCCAGCAGGAGGGCGTCGACCGCGTCCTGGCGTTCTTCCACGAGCGCCTCGACCCCTGA
- a CDS encoding DNA repair helicase XPB yields MNDGPLIVQSDKTLLLEVGHESAVDCRKAIAPFAELERSPEHVHTYRLTPLGLWNARAAGHDAEQVIDTLLTYSRYAVPHALLIDIAETMDRYGRLRLEKHPVHGLVLASVDKAVFEEVVRAKKVAGMIGERLDDLTVAVHPSERGNLKQVLLKLGWPAEDHAGYVDGEAHPIELDEREWSLRAYQREAVDSFWHGGSGVVVLPCGAGKTLVGAAAMAEAKATTLILVTNTVSARQWRDELVKRTSLTEDEIGEYSGAKKEVKPVTIATYQVLTTRRKGAYTHLELLDAKDWGLIVYDEVHLLPAPIFRMTADLQARRRIGLTATLVREDGREGDVFSLIGPKRYDAPWKDIESQGWIAPAECTEVRVTLPQGERLVYATAEPEERYRLASCTAEKTRLVKRLVAKHGDEPTLVIGQYLDQLDELGEALGAPVIKGDTTVKERERLFNAFRSGEERLLVVSKVANFSVDLPSATVAIQVSGSFGSRQEEAQRLGRLLRPKPDGHAAHFYTIVTRDTVDADFAQHRQRFLAEQGYAYAITDAADV; encoded by the coding sequence GTGAATGACGGCCCCCTCATCGTCCAGTCGGACAAGACGCTCCTGCTCGAGGTCGGCCACGAGTCCGCCGTCGACTGCCGCAAGGCGATCGCTCCCTTCGCGGAGCTCGAGCGCTCCCCCGAGCACGTGCACACCTACCGCCTCACGCCGCTCGGTCTGTGGAACGCCCGGGCCGCCGGGCACGACGCGGAGCAGGTCATCGACACGCTGCTGACCTACAGCCGGTACGCCGTGCCCCACGCCCTGCTGATCGACATCGCCGAGACAATGGACCGCTACGGCCGGCTCCGACTCGAGAAGCACCCGGTCCACGGGTTGGTGCTGGCCTCGGTCGACAAGGCCGTCTTCGAGGAGGTCGTGCGGGCCAAGAAGGTCGCCGGCATGATCGGCGAGCGGCTCGACGACCTGACCGTCGCAGTGCACCCCTCGGAGCGGGGCAACCTCAAGCAGGTGCTGCTCAAGCTGGGGTGGCCGGCGGAGGACCACGCCGGGTACGTCGACGGCGAGGCCCACCCGATCGAGCTCGACGAGCGCGAGTGGAGCCTGCGCGCCTACCAGCGCGAGGCCGTCGACTCCTTCTGGCACGGCGGCTCGGGTGTCGTGGTGCTGCCGTGCGGAGCGGGCAAGACGCTCGTGGGCGCTGCGGCGATGGCCGAGGCGAAGGCGACGACCCTGATTCTTGTCACCAACACAGTTTCGGCCCGGCAGTGGCGTGACGAGCTGGTGAAGCGGACGTCACTGACCGAGGACGAGATCGGCGAGTACTCCGGGGCCAAGAAGGAGGTCAAGCCGGTCACCATCGCGACGTACCAGGTGCTGACCACCCGCCGGAAGGGCGCCTACACCCACCTCGAGCTGCTCGACGCCAAGGACTGGGGCCTCATCGTCTACGACGAGGTCCACCTGCTGCCCGCGCCGATCTTCCGGATGACCGCCGACCTGCAGGCGCGGCGCCGGATCGGTCTGACCGCGACGCTGGTGCGCGAGGACGGTCGCGAGGGCGACGTCTTCTCCCTGATCGGGCCCAAGCGCTACGACGCGCCCTGGAAGGACATCGAGTCGCAGGGCTGGATCGCGCCGGCCGAGTGCACCGAGGTGCGCGTGACGCTGCCGCAGGGCGAGCGGCTCGTCTACGCGACCGCCGAGCCGGAGGAGCGCTACCGGCTCGCCTCGTGCACCGCCGAGAAGACCCGGCTCGTGAAGCGGCTGGTGGCCAAGCACGGCGACGAGCCGACGCTGGTGATCGGGCAGTACCTCGACCAGCTCGACGAGCTCGGCGAGGCGCTCGGCGCACCGGTCATCAAGGGCGACACCACCGTCAAGGAGCGCGAGCGGCTGTTCAACGCCTTCCGCAGCGGCGAGGAGCGGCTGCTGGTCGTCTCCAAGGTCGCCAACTTCTCCGTCGACCTGCCCTCGGCCACCGTGGCCATCCAGGTCTCCGGCTCCTTCGGCTCGCGCCAGGAGGAGGCGCAACGTCTCGGGAGGCTGCTGCGCCCGAAGCCCGACGGCCACGCGGCGCACTTCTACACGATCGTCACCCGCGACACCGTCGACGCCGACTTCGCCCAGCACCGGCAGCGGTTCCTCGCCGAGCAGGGCTACGCCTACGCCATCACCGACGCCGCCGACGTCTGA
- a CDS encoding ionic transporter y4hA encodes MAAPPKNPAWSVAAPVLGLVVLAATWNRELPVIAAALVGLVLAGAVMTAVHHAEMVAAKVGEPFGTLILAVAVTVIEVALILTLMLTTPDEAATLARDTAFAAVMIILTGVIGACLLAGTIKHHAQDFKADGASGAISGITVLVTLTLVLPAFTTSTNGATYTTAQLLVMSAIALTIYGVFVLVQTSRHRDYFLPDEAEGDAEAAAAHPEPSTTTARNSLLLLIACLVAVVGLSKTLSPNLKDVVSSLGAPASTVGVLIAVLVLAPETVAAMRAAAANRLQTSMNLAVGSGMASIGLTIPTIAVASLFLDVPLELGLGAPQIVLLTLAVFISGATVLLGRVTVLQGTVHLSVFAAFLFLAFVP; translated from the coding sequence ATGGCCGCGCCCCCGAAGAACCCCGCCTGGTCCGTCGCCGCGCCCGTCCTGGGACTGGTCGTGCTCGCTGCGACCTGGAACCGCGAGCTGCCGGTGATCGCCGCCGCCCTCGTGGGCCTGGTGCTGGCCGGAGCCGTGATGACCGCGGTCCACCACGCCGAGATGGTCGCGGCCAAGGTGGGGGAGCCCTTCGGCACGCTGATCCTGGCCGTGGCGGTCACCGTGATCGAGGTGGCGCTGATCCTCACCCTGATGCTCACCACCCCCGACGAGGCAGCCACGCTGGCGCGCGACACCGCGTTCGCCGCGGTGATGATCATCCTCACCGGCGTCATCGGGGCCTGCCTCCTCGCCGGCACCATCAAGCACCACGCCCAGGACTTCAAGGCCGACGGCGCTTCCGGTGCGATCTCCGGCATCACGGTCCTGGTCACGCTGACCCTCGTGCTGCCGGCGTTCACCACCAGCACGAACGGGGCGACGTACACCACGGCGCAGCTCCTGGTGATGTCGGCGATCGCGCTCACGATCTACGGGGTGTTCGTGCTGGTGCAGACCTCCCGTCACCGCGACTACTTCCTGCCCGACGAGGCGGAGGGCGATGCGGAGGCCGCCGCGGCCCACCCGGAGCCCTCGACGACGACCGCGCGCAACAGCCTGCTGCTGCTCATCGCCTGCCTGGTCGCCGTGGTCGGGCTCTCCAAGACGCTCTCGCCCAACCTCAAGGACGTCGTCAGCAGCCTCGGCGCTCCGGCCTCGACCGTCGGTGTCCTCATCGCGGTCCTGGTGCTCGCGCCTGAGACGGTGGCGGCGATGCGCGCCGCGGCGGCGAACCGGCTGCAGACGAGCATGAACCTCGCCGTCGGATCGGGCATGGCCAGCATCGGGCTGACCATCCCGACCATCGCAGTCGCGTCGCTGTTCCTCGACGTGCCGCTCGAGCTCGGCCTCGGCGCGCCGCAGATCGTGCTGCTGACGCTGGCGGTGTTCATCTCCGGCGCCACCGTGCTGCTGGGACGGGTGACGGTGCTGCAAGGCACGGTCCACCTCAGCGTCTTCGCCGCCTTCCTGTTCCTCGCCTTCGTCCCCTGA